The Chryseobacterium geocarposphaerae genome window below encodes:
- the holA gene encoding DNA polymerase III subunit delta — MKELDLILKNIKNKEVLPIYFFHGEEPYFIDLAVKALEHDFLNEDEKAFNQTVVYGKDTSYQEVLSLARQFPMMGDKQVIIVKEAQDLKLNEEENRILEAYVTSPVPSTVLVFAHKHKKLDSRKKVTKALDKANALFLSESIRENNLPKWIADECIALGVKTAPNISHLLAEYLGNDLSRIANELNKLKIILKEGEVLDGKIIEDHIGISKEYNVFELQKALGTKNANAAFKIAHFMGKNPKNNPFVMMLASLYNYFSNVIIYNTMAGQSPQTIASQMGVNPYFIKDYAESARLYPLKHATRVISILREFDMKGKGLGAVNMSEAELIKELVYKIINVDKIKMKV; from the coding sequence ATGAAAGAATTAGATTTAATCCTCAAAAATATTAAAAATAAAGAAGTTTTACCTATTTATTTTTTCCACGGAGAAGAACCTTACTTTATAGATCTTGCGGTAAAAGCCTTAGAACACGACTTTTTGAATGAAGATGAAAAAGCATTCAACCAAACAGTGGTATACGGAAAAGATACCTCTTATCAGGAAGTTCTTTCGCTGGCAAGACAGTTTCCGATGATGGGAGATAAGCAAGTAATCATTGTAAAAGAAGCGCAGGATTTAAAATTAAATGAGGAGGAAAACAGAATTTTGGAAGCTTATGTAACGAGTCCTGTTCCATCTACCGTGCTGGTTTTTGCCCATAAACATAAAAAATTAGACAGCAGAAAAAAAGTAACGAAAGCGTTGGATAAAGCCAATGCGCTATTTTTAAGTGAGTCCATCAGAGAAAATAACCTTCCGAAATGGATTGCTGATGAATGCATTGCTTTAGGGGTCAAAACGGCTCCCAATATTTCTCATCTTTTGGCAGAATATCTTGGTAATGACCTTTCCAGAATTGCCAATGAACTGAATAAACTTAAAATCATTCTTAAAGAAGGGGAAGTACTGGACGGAAAGATCATTGAAGACCACATCGGAATCAGCAAGGAATATAATGTTTTTGAGCTGCAAAAAGCTTTGGGAACAAAAAATGCCAATGCAGCATTCAAGATCGCCCATTTTATGGGGAAAAATCCTAAGAACAATCCTTTTGTGATGATGCTGGCGAGTTTATATAATTATTTCTCTAATGTCATTATTTACAATACAATGGCGGGCCAGTCGCCACAGACAATTGCTTCTCAAATGGGAGTAAACCCGTATTTCATCAAAGACTATGCAGAATCGGCAAGATTGTATCCTTTAAAGCATGCTACAAGAGTGATTTCTATTCTAAGAGAATTCGATATGAAAGGAAAAGGATTGGGAGCGGTCAATATGAGCGAGGCGGAACTTATTAAAGAGCTGGTTTACAAAATTATTAATGTTGATAAGATTAAGATGAAAGTGTAA
- a CDS encoding SDR family oxidoreductase, producing the protein MKILVVGGTGLTGRLVTNKLEKLGHKVVIGSPSQGVNILTSEGLQEALTGTEIVIDLSNSSSPEGENALRFFETAGKNLVKAELNASVKHHIVLSIVGTDDALEIGYLRAKKLQEDTIKNSGIPYTIIRSTQFHEHVEAIIQVQGEGDKVFVSNLDYQPIALDDVAEFIVQFSLEEPKNNTIEIAGPRRGKMEAFVSEYIQITGQDKKVIIDNENKYMHFVVPTSLLVPAGQYSVGQVLFEDWALETFKS; encoded by the coding sequence ATGAAAATTTTAGTAGTAGGAGGTACAGGTCTAACAGGGAGGCTTGTAACTAACAAATTGGAAAAACTTGGTCATAAAGTAGTAATTGGTTCGCCATCACAAGGTGTAAATATCCTTACTAGTGAAGGGCTTCAGGAAGCATTGACCGGAACTGAAATAGTAATCGATCTATCAAATTCATCTTCTCCCGAAGGAGAAAATGCACTTCGATTTTTTGAGACTGCGGGAAAGAATCTTGTCAAAGCAGAATTGAATGCTAGTGTTAAGCATCATATCGTTCTATCAATTGTAGGAACAGATGATGCATTGGAAATCGGTTATCTTAGAGCAAAAAAACTTCAAGAGGATACTATTAAAAACTCAGGTATACCTTACACTATAATTAGGTCAACACAATTTCACGAACATGTGGAAGCCATCATCCAAGTTCAGGGAGAAGGGGATAAAGTTTTTGTTTCGAACTTAGACTATCAGCCAATTGCACTTGATGATGTTGCCGAGTTCATAGTACAATTTTCTTTGGAAGAACCTAAAAATAATACCATTGAAATTGCAGGACCAAGACGTGGCAAAATGGAGGCTTTTGTCTCTGAGTATATTCAAATTACCGGTCAGGATAAAAAAGTGATTATAGACAATGAAAATAAGTATATGCATTTTGTTGTTCCTACTTCACTTTTAGTCCCCGCTGGTCAGTACTCCGTTGGTCAGGTACTTTTTGAGGATTGGGCACTTGAAACATTTAAAAGCTAA
- a CDS encoding type I restriction enzyme HsdR N-terminal domain-containing protein: protein MELPKLNFQETFDFKFKKDKDKFFIYDLVRKTYLLLTPEEWVRQHWIHYYLTVKSYSTSALITEKKIVLNGLTKRVDLLITEKTEPIILVECKAPHIKLTEKTFEQTARYNSIIGAREIILTNGLQHINAYYENEQYQFYRPE, encoded by the coding sequence ATGGAACTTCCAAAACTGAATTTTCAGGAAACTTTTGATTTTAAATTCAAGAAAGACAAAGATAAGTTTTTTATTTATGATTTAGTTCGAAAGACCTATCTTTTGCTCACTCCCGAAGAATGGGTCCGTCAGCACTGGATTCATTATTATCTTACAGTAAAATCTTATTCAACCTCAGCTTTAATTACTGAAAAAAAAATTGTTCTGAACGGATTAACTAAAAGAGTCGATCTGTTAATCACTGAAAAAACAGAGCCTATAATTCTGGTGGAATGTAAAGCTCCCCATATTAAATTAACCGAAAAAACATTTGAACAGACGGCAAGATACAACTCCATTATCGGAGCCAGAGAAATCATTTTAACCAATGGTTTACAGCACATCAATGCCTATTATGAAAATGAACAATATCAATTTTACAGACCTGAATAA
- a CDS encoding YceI family protein, with protein sequence MATKWNLDPTHSELTFKVRHMMISNVKGNFTNFDVQLEAEDDTFANVKTVATIQTDSISTYNSDRDNHLKSADFFNVEVHPTITFEASALSDDVTGNLTINGITKPITLDVDFNGIKTDPYGNIRAGFSFEGKINRKDFGLTWHAALEGGGVMVSDEVKLAGELQFVKQQ encoded by the coding sequence ATGGCAACAAAATGGAACCTGGACCCGACACACAGTGAATTGACTTTCAAAGTTAGACATATGATGATATCAAATGTCAAAGGAAATTTCACCAATTTTGATGTACAGCTGGAAGCGGAGGACGATACTTTTGCAAACGTAAAAACAGTGGCAACCATTCAGACAGATTCTATCTCTACGTATAATTCCGACAGAGACAATCACCTGAAGTCTGCAGACTTTTTTAACGTTGAAGTACATCCTACAATCACTTTCGAAGCTTCAGCGCTTAGTGACGATGTAACCGGAAATCTTACCATCAACGGAATTACAAAACCAATTACCCTTGATGTAGATTTCAACGGAATCAAGACAGATCCTTACGGAAATATAAGGGCGGGATTTTCTTTCGAAGGAAAAATCAATAGGAAAGATTTCGGACTTACTTGGCACGCTGCACTTGAAGGTGGAGGAGTAATGGTAAGTGATGAGGTAAAATTGGCAGGTGAATTACAGTTTGTAAAACAGCAATAA
- a CDS encoding carboxymuconolactone decarboxylase family protein: protein MSTTDNRTFTVPTRNEVSSNNQNIFENLQKGLGFVPNLYAYFGKNETALSDYLGFQNRKSTLRPKEREVINLVTSQINGCRYCQSAHTVLGKMNGFSEENILEIRSGKASFDTKLDALAKFTASVVENRGKAAQESVDAFFEAGYTEANLIDVIMVVGDKIISNYIHNLTNLEIDFPLADQL, encoded by the coding sequence ATGAGTACAACAGACAACAGAACATTTACAGTTCCTACACGCAACGAAGTTTCTTCCAACAATCAAAACATTTTCGAGAATCTTCAGAAAGGTCTTGGCTTTGTGCCGAATCTATACGCCTATTTTGGGAAGAATGAAACTGCATTAAGCGATTATCTTGGATTCCAGAATCGTAAAAGCACATTAAGACCTAAAGAAAGAGAAGTGATCAATCTGGTAACGAGCCAGATCAACGGATGCCGTTACTGCCAATCTGCCCATACGGTTTTAGGTAAAATGAATGGTTTTTCAGAAGAAAATATTTTAGAGATCCGCAGTGGTAAAGCTTCCTTTGATACAAAATTAGATGCTTTGGCAAAATTCACGGCTTCTGTCGTTGAAAATCGTGGTAAGGCCGCTCAGGAAAGCGTTGACGCGTTTTTTGAAGCCGGATATACTGAAGCTAATCTGATCGACGTCATTATGGTCGTTGGCGACAAGATCATTAGCAATTACATTCACAATCTTACGAACCTTGAAATTGATTTTCCTTTAGCTGATCAATTATAA
- a CDS encoding cyclic nucleotide-binding domain-containing protein, producing MNYRIAMQNRVNNAISLPAVERYNNLFKTHPAFLQRFPQHLIASYLGITKETLSRIRKQK from the coding sequence ATGAACTACAGAATAGCAATGCAAAACCGCGTAAATAATGCGATAAGTCTTCCTGCTGTTGAGCGGTACAATAATCTTTTTAAAACTCATCCGGCGTTTCTGCAGAGATTCCCGCAGCACCTGATAGCATCGTATCTGGGAATTACAAAAGAAACATTGAGCCGTATTCGAAAACAAAAATAG
- a CDS encoding Crp/Fnr family transcriptional regulator — MDSFQPLIDHISKKVSLTEDEMKEFISYFKVAKIKKRQFIIQPDFVPKYRNYVVQGAFRAYVVADEGEEHTVQFAIEDWWISDYNGYIFQQPASMFVMALEDSIILQIDYQSEQNLKAVNHKFETFFRKMAESSVAAMQRRLISNLTKTAEERYEEFEKKYPSITQRVPQYALASFLGMTTQYLSKLRNIRVSKKS, encoded by the coding sequence ATGGATTCATTTCAGCCGCTTATCGATCACATCAGTAAAAAAGTATCCCTTACCGAGGATGAAATGAAGGAGTTTATTTCCTATTTCAAAGTAGCCAAAATCAAGAAAAGACAATTCATCATCCAGCCGGATTTTGTTCCTAAATATAGAAATTATGTGGTACAAGGTGCATTCAGAGCATATGTTGTCGCTGATGAAGGCGAGGAACATACTGTCCAGTTTGCCATTGAGGATTGGTGGATTTCAGATTACAACGGATATATCTTCCAGCAGCCGGCATCAATGTTTGTCATGGCTTTGGAAGACAGCATTATACTGCAGATCGATTACCAAAGTGAACAAAACTTAAAAGCTGTTAACCACAAATTCGAAACTTTTTTTAGAAAAATGGCAGAAAGCTCAGTGGCAGCGATGCAGAGAAGATTGATCAGCAACCTTACAAAAACTGCTGAAGAACGTTATGAGGAATTCGAAAAAAAATATCCTTCCATCACTCAGCGTGTTCCTCAGTACGCCTTGGCCTCTTTCCTGGGCATGACCACCCAATATCTTTCTAAACTCCGAAACATAAGGGTCTCCAAAAAAAGTTAA
- a CDS encoding YybH family protein, with the protein MIGQNFVESSVYSLSKTPEGIVDSFLAHMNSFHTETMLRFYEEDAIFINDNGEPRRGRLEIARELDCFFKFGLPIKITTRNVYVDGNLASLILGWSIAGIANNGEKICMRGTSNDYAKRGTDGYWRYWFENPFGVQVRSLF; encoded by the coding sequence ATGATTGGACAGAATTTTGTTGAAAGCTCAGTATACTCATTGTCAAAAACTCCCGAGGGAATAGTCGACTCTTTTCTTGCTCATATGAATTCTTTCCATACGGAGACTATGCTTCGTTTCTATGAGGAAGATGCAATCTTTATTAATGATAACGGTGAGCCTAGGAGAGGAAGATTGGAGATTGCGCGAGAATTGGACTGCTTCTTTAAATTCGGTTTGCCAATCAAAATTACAACAAGGAATGTTTATGTAGATGGTAATCTAGCATCACTAATCTTGGGCTGGAGTATAGCAGGTATTGCGAATAATGGTGAAAAAATATGTATGCGAGGAACATCTAATGATTATGCTAAAAGAGGAACCGATGGATATTGGAGATACTGGTTTGAAAATCCCTTTGGTGTTCAAGTGCGCAGCTTATTTTAA
- a CDS encoding Crp/Fnr family transcriptional regulator gives MNINQDSFLILFSYIEEHSTSPLSSEDKEFIRELFVYKKIGRKQFFLKQGEICKYCGFIINGAMKQYSVDDLGKENVINLYLENWWVADRESLLGSKPTIYNIEACEDTEILMISQEGIKEMTKVPAFNELTKRLDMNHGIAMQNRVNNAISLPAVERYNNLFKTHPAFLQRFPQHLIASYLGITKETLSRIRKQK, from the coding sequence ATGAATATCAATCAAGACAGTTTTTTAATCCTTTTTAGTTACATAGAAGAACACAGCACATCACCATTGAGCTCCGAAGACAAAGAATTTATAAGAGAGTTGTTTGTTTACAAAAAAATTGGCAGAAAACAGTTTTTTCTGAAACAGGGAGAAATCTGCAAATATTGCGGTTTTATTATTAACGGAGCAATGAAACAATATTCTGTGGATGATTTGGGTAAAGAAAATGTCATCAATCTTTATCTGGAAAATTGGTGGGTTGCGGATCGGGAAAGTCTTTTGGGCTCCAAGCCGACTATTTATAACATTGAAGCTTGTGAAGACACCGAAATACTGATGATTTCGCAGGAAGGCATTAAAGAAATGACAAAAGTTCCGGCTTTCAACGAATTGACAAAACGACTGGACATGAACCACGGAATTGCAATGCAAAACCGCGTTAACAATGCAATTAGCCTTCCTGCAGTTGAGCGTTACAATAATCTTTTTAAAACTCATCCTGCGTTTCTTCAGAGATTCCCGCAGCACCTGATAGCATCGTATCTGGGAATTACAAAAGAAACATTGAGTCGTATCCGAAAACAAAAATAA
- the trxB gene encoding thioredoxin-disulfide reductase, whose amino-acid sequence MEQNILDCVIVGSGPSGFTAAIYAARADLKPELYTGLEPGGQLTTTTEVDNFPGYPAGITGPEMMMDLQKQAERFDTKVHYEMITKVEFSKEVGGIHKLYAGNKEIFARTVIISTGATAKYLGLDDEKKYNGGGVSACATCDGFFYRGKDVVVVGAGDTAAEEATYLAKLCKKVTMLVRKDEFRASKAMIHRVQNTPNIEVKFHHELIGIEGENNLVERAVVINNQTQEKSTIDVHGIFIAIGHKPNTDIFVGQINLDENGYIDTEKGSSRTNLPGVFAAGDVQDHIYRQAITAAGSGCMAAMDAEKYLAELH is encoded by the coding sequence ATGGAGCAAAACATTTTAGATTGTGTGATCGTTGGATCTGGACCTTCTGGTTTCACAGCGGCAATTTATGCAGCAAGAGCAGACCTTAAACCTGAATTGTATACAGGTCTGGAACCAGGTGGACAATTGACTACAACCACGGAAGTAGATAACTTCCCGGGTTACCCAGCGGGAATTACAGGTCCTGAAATGATGATGGATTTGCAAAAACAGGCAGAAAGATTCGACACAAAAGTTCATTACGAGATGATCACCAAAGTTGAATTTTCTAAAGAAGTAGGAGGTATTCACAAATTATATGCAGGAAATAAAGAGATTTTTGCAAGAACAGTGATTATTTCTACAGGAGCTACTGCAAAATATTTAGGGCTGGATGACGAAAAAAAATACAATGGAGGAGGAGTTTCTGCTTGTGCAACATGTGACGGATTTTTCTACAGAGGTAAAGATGTTGTAGTGGTAGGAGCAGGAGATACGGCGGCTGAAGAAGCAACTTATCTTGCCAAATTGTGTAAAAAAGTAACGATGTTGGTGAGAAAGGATGAGTTCAGAGCTTCAAAAGCAATGATTCACAGAGTTCAGAACACACCTAATATTGAGGTGAAATTTCACCACGAGTTAATTGGTATTGAAGGGGAAAATAATCTGGTAGAAAGAGCAGTAGTGATTAATAACCAGACTCAGGAAAAATCTACAATCGATGTTCACGGAATTTTTATTGCAATTGGTCACAAACCCAATACAGACATCTTCGTAGGGCAAATCAATTTAGATGAAAACGGATATATTGATACTGAAAAAGGTTCTTCAAGAACAAACCTTCCGGGAGTTTTTGCAGCGGGAGATGTTCAGGATCATATCTACAGACAAGCGATTACCGCTGCAGGAAGTGGTTGTATGGCTGCAATGGACGCTGAAAAGTATCTGGCAGAATTACATTAA
- a CDS encoding pirin family protein, with translation MKIIRALEKHTHGNQTFHVEILYPGTNLGKNDTGFLTIGRIDHALFKPPGLVPMHPHQDDEIFSYIRSGKMIHMDSTGKKEHLNNSYMMLMNAGSGISHEESAEEDVEMLQIFMRPSENDLPPQVQFNQFENVFSENIWRLVAGNRADSPLKLRVETNIFDIRLQKDKVVEIPEWNEEFINFIYCFNGGIKIGNEIIAKGNSVILEENLPLKATTESDLVLFQIKKDAKYSETGMFSGNKFH, from the coding sequence ATGAAAATCATTAGAGCTTTAGAAAAGCATACACACGGAAATCAGACATTTCACGTCGAAATATTGTATCCCGGAACCAATCTCGGAAAAAATGATACGGGATTTTTAACCATTGGAAGAATTGACCACGCCTTATTTAAACCTCCCGGTTTAGTTCCGATGCATCCGCATCAGGATGACGAAATATTTTCATACATCCGTTCCGGAAAGATGATTCATATGGACAGCACCGGCAAAAAGGAACATCTGAATAATTCTTATATGATGTTGATGAATGCCGGAAGCGGAATTTCACACGAAGAAAGTGCCGAAGAAGATGTGGAAATGCTCCAAATATTTATGCGACCTTCTGAAAATGATTTGCCACCGCAGGTTCAGTTTAATCAATTTGAAAATGTTTTCAGTGAAAATATCTGGAGATTGGTCGCCGGAAACAGAGCTGATTCACCATTGAAATTAAGGGTAGAAACTAATATTTTCGACATCAGACTACAAAAAGATAAAGTTGTGGAAATCCCAGAATGGAATGAAGAATTCATCAATTTTATTTACTGTTTCAACGGAGGAATTAAAATCGGAAACGAGATCATTGCAAAAGGCAACAGCGTGATTCTTGAAGAAAATCTTCCTCTAAAAGCGACTACAGAAAGTGACCTGGTTTTATTTCAGATAAAAAAAGATGCCAAATACAGTGAGACGGGAATGTTCAGCGGAAATAAATTCCATTGA
- a CDS encoding AraC family transcriptional regulator gives MPKNDSITLNRMDYSSGIAVGIWNGSTPGIIKALSPHRHDHYTCMLIEADQLEVVFDFKHLTMPVGTLFISPPGQVHQILETLSATGCYLSFESRHIGRTAQTRLDNLLEETLIIALSNNERDWFRTIFDSMMKLQDLNDSAYRQVEEPLLSAFIEQAVLCYKRQSFINSESISLRSISLTKEFRNLVKSHFRSIKRPSEFAEMLNITVGHLSDTVKKVTGLSASEHIQKEVMNEAQRLLYYTEISIKEISYQLGYQDTKYFIRLFSKKAGCSPSEYRKKYAENSDQTLDH, from the coding sequence ATGCCTAAAAACGATTCAATTACATTAAATAGAATGGATTACAGCAGTGGGATTGCTGTTGGTATTTGGAACGGATCTACACCAGGTATTATAAAAGCACTTTCACCTCACAGGCACGATCATTATACTTGCATGCTAATTGAAGCTGATCAGCTTGAAGTTGTATTTGATTTTAAGCATTTAACAATGCCGGTGGGGACACTTTTTATCTCTCCTCCTGGACAAGTTCATCAGATTCTAGAGACTCTTAGCGCAACCGGTTGTTATCTGTCTTTTGAAAGCCGTCATATCGGTAGAACGGCACAAACCAGATTGGATAATTTGTTAGAGGAAACCTTGATTATCGCTCTCTCTAATAATGAGCGTGATTGGTTTAGAACAATCTTTGATTCAATGATGAAATTACAAGATCTGAATGATAGCGCTTACAGGCAAGTTGAAGAACCATTGCTTTCAGCTTTTATTGAACAGGCAGTTTTATGCTACAAACGCCAATCATTCATTAATTCCGAAAGTATCAGTCTACGTTCTATCAGTCTCACGAAGGAATTCAGGAATCTTGTAAAATCACATTTCCGGAGTATAAAGCGTCCATCTGAATTTGCAGAAATGCTTAATATAACTGTTGGACATCTAAGCGATACAGTAAAAAAAGTAACTGGTTTATCCGCTTCCGAACATATACAAAAGGAAGTGATGAATGAAGCGCAAAGATTGCTCTACTATACGGAAATAAGCATCAAGGAAATTTCCTATCAGCTAGGATATCAAGATACCAAATATTTCATCAGGCTGTTTAGTAAAAAAGCAGGTTGCTCGCCAAGTGAATATCGGAAGAAATACGCTGAAAACTCAGACCAAACCTTAGATCATTAA
- a CDS encoding site-specific integrase gives MNKTFNLLFFIKKNKIRTNGTAPIYLRITIDGKAADIAAKRYIDPKKWDVKAHKALGNSQEAKTLNLYLKTLEQKVYDFHYLMLKEENFVTAESLKSKLLGTDIEQRMLIPIFQEHNDKVEALVGQDFAPGTLERYKTSLKHTQEFINWKYKVSDIDITQIDHGFISDYDFWLRSVRKCGNNTAVKYLKNFKKIIRLCMAHGWITKDPFLGYKAKIKAVERPYLTKDEIQMIYEKNFASDRLNQVRDIFLFSCYTGLAYVDVKQLSKSNINVGIDGDQWIFTHRQKADTSTRIPLLPVAQELVLKYENHPQCVNSDVLFPVLSNQKMNSYLKEIVSVCGINKDLTFHIARHTFATTITLSNGVPIESVSKMLGHTNIKTTQQYAKILDKKVSDDMTILRNKLQHVSRF, from the coding sequence ATGAACAAAACATTCAACCTGCTATTCTTTATCAAAAAGAATAAAATCAGAACAAACGGAACCGCTCCCATCTACTTACGAATTACGATAGACGGTAAGGCAGCAGACATTGCCGCCAAAAGATATATCGACCCGAAGAAATGGGATGTTAAAGCACACAAGGCATTGGGTAATTCGCAAGAAGCCAAAACACTGAATCTCTATCTTAAAACTTTGGAACAGAAAGTTTACGATTTCCACTACCTGATGCTGAAAGAAGAAAACTTTGTAACTGCAGAGAGTTTAAAATCTAAACTGCTTGGAACTGACATTGAGCAAAGAATGCTTATTCCGATATTTCAGGAGCATAATGACAAAGTGGAAGCTTTAGTCGGTCAGGATTTTGCCCCAGGAACATTGGAGCGCTATAAAACATCTTTAAAGCATACCCAGGAATTCATTAATTGGAAATACAAAGTTTCTGATATCGACATCACGCAAATCGATCACGGTTTTATCAGTGATTATGACTTCTGGCTCCGCAGTGTAAGAAAATGTGGAAATAATACCGCTGTGAAATACCTCAAAAATTTCAAAAAGATCATCCGTTTGTGTATGGCGCACGGCTGGATCACCAAAGATCCTTTTCTGGGTTACAAAGCAAAGATCAAAGCTGTTGAACGTCCCTATCTTACCAAAGACGAAATTCAGATGATCTATGAAAAGAATTTTGCATCAGATCGATTGAATCAGGTTCGCGACATTTTTCTTTTTAGCTGCTACACCGGCTTGGCTTATGTGGATGTCAAGCAATTGTCTAAGTCTAACATCAACGTCGGGATTGATGGTGACCAATGGATTTTTACCCACCGTCAAAAGGCCGATACCTCAACCAGAATTCCATTGTTGCCTGTGGCTCAGGAACTGGTTTTAAAATATGAGAACCATCCACAATGTGTCAATTCGGATGTTCTTTTTCCTGTTCTAAGCAATCAGAAAATGAATTCTTACCTCAAAGAAATTGTGAGTGTCTGTGGAATCAATAAAGATTTGACCTTCCATATAGCTAGGCATACGTTTGCTACTACTATTACATTATCCAATGGTGTTCCAATTGAAAGTGTTAGCAAAATGTTAGGACACACAAATATTAAAACTACACAACAATATGCGAAGATATTAGATAAGAAAGTAAGTGATGATATGACGATTTTACGAAATAAACTGCAGCACGTAAGTAGATTTTAA
- a CDS encoding peroxiredoxin-like family protein: protein MKNTENFQLETRLKKHRDFWGSKLTAAQNETMERHIEFLRDSGALDKVLKKGDHAPEFNLKNQNGEIISSYELLKKGPLVVSFYRGSWCPYCVEEVKALDLFYPEIQANGADLVVLSPQSFSRTEKQAEELHLKYNLLVDDDNKTGKAFGLVYEFPQYLKDLYMERFNNNIQKINEGSAWELPIPARFVIGQDGKILDVLADPDYRFRPEPYATLTFIKNLAKP, encoded by the coding sequence ATGAAAAATACAGAAAACTTTCAGTTAGAAACACGTCTTAAAAAGCACAGAGATTTTTGGGGTTCCAAATTAACAGCTGCACAAAATGAAACAATGGAAAGACATATTGAGTTTCTCCGTGATTCAGGAGCGTTGGATAAAGTGTTGAAAAAAGGCGATCACGCTCCTGAATTTAATCTTAAAAATCAAAACGGAGAGATCATCTCATCCTACGAATTATTAAAAAAGGGACCGTTGGTCGTTAGCTTCTACAGAGGAAGCTGGTGTCCATATTGTGTCGAAGAAGTAAAAGCTTTAGACCTGTTTTATCCTGAAATTCAGGCCAACGGAGCAGATTTGGTCGTATTGTCGCCACAAAGTTTTAGCCGAACAGAAAAGCAAGCTGAAGAATTGCATTTGAAATATAATCTTCTTGTTGATGATGACAACAAAACCGGAAAAGCATTCGGATTGGTGTACGAATTTCCTCAATATTTAAAAGATCTGTATATGGAAAGATTTAATAATAATATCCAGAAGATCAATGAGGGTTCTGCCTGGGAACTTCCAATTCCCGCCCGGTTCGTAATCGGGCAGGACGGAAAGATTCTGGACGTATTGGCAGATCCTGATTACCGTTTCCGGCCGGAACCTTATGCCACATTAACATTTATCAAAAACTTAGCGAAGCCGTAA
- a CDS encoding Crp/Fnr family transcriptional regulator, with translation MSSEDKEFIRELFVYKKIGRKQFFLKQGEICKYCGFIIKGSMKQYSEDDLGKENVINLYLENWWVADRESLLGSKPTIYNIEACEDTKILMISQEGIKEMTKVTAFTN, from the coding sequence TTGAGTTCCGAAGACAAAGAATTTATAAGAGAGTTGTTTGTTTACAAAAAAATTGGCAGAAAACAGTTCTTTCTGAAACAGGGAGAAATCTGCAAATACTGTGGTTTTATCATCAAAGGCTCAATGAAACAATATTCTGAAGATGACTTAGGCAAAGAAAATGTTATCAATCTTTATCTGGAAAACTGGTGGGTTGCGGATCGGGAAAGTCTTTTGGGCTCCAAGCCGACTATTTATAACATTGAAGCTTGTGAAGACACCAAAATACTGATGATTTCGCAAGAAGGCATTAAAGAAATGACAAAAGTTACTGCTTTCACGAATTGA